A single genomic interval of Rhododendron vialii isolate Sample 1 chromosome 3a, ASM3025357v1 harbors:
- the LOC131318542 gene encoding uncharacterized protein LOC131318542, whose protein sequence is MCSEAASSFMSYATPIGTSQCDFRNLKKVCFNQTTGLEVAMIRRLTRTCSHLEELSLSHCPLSDTSLFVSSKTIKTLKIDFCLGLRFLYIKLPMVETLIVSSQLGVDIFDDLMPGNLAFERMVRRKKMTAEEELDAEFDATFDVDIYPENSEIRNTVEDICLVGYEFMDTDLSSFLFCPRLKRFGLVRLKRLEEQIGLDKLLVLFKRNSMVSFCIVEEKLVSNWVDTWNTFRFSWLFNEVQSLNLLTYSDANLVARGEEGALCNLKELRITVISTYEEEAFGNILGALLNRFPHLERLYIKSGAQNIYKLLQFQYKNGERTHQGCNFSTWARRVRKVIYTNLTAEEARQLRTMQQLDVELGQGEEVLDDTKFLWEQVEDFAKRVA, encoded by the exons ATGTGTTCTGAG GCCGCTTCTTCATTTATGAGCTACGCAACCCCAATCGGCACATCGCAGTGCGATTTTAGGAACTTGAAAAAAGTTTGTTTCAATCAAACTACTGGACTAGAGGTTGCTATGATCAGGAGGTTGACTCGCACTTGTTCTCATCTTGAGGAATTAAGTTTAAGTCACTGTCCTTTGTCGGATACATCTTTGTTTGTATCAAGCAAAACAATCAAGACTCTCAAGATCGACTTTTGCCTCGGTCTCAGGTTTCTTTATATAAAATTGCCCATGGTTGAGACATTGATCGTGAGCTCTCAATTAGGGGTAGATATCTTTGATGACCTAATGCCTGGTAACCTTGCATTCGAGCGCATGGTACGTAGGAAGAAAATGACCGCGGAAGAAGAGTTAGATGCAGAGTTTGATGCAACATTTGATGTCGATATCTACCCGGAAAATTCTGAGATCCGCAACACAGTTGAAGACATATGTCTCGTGGGCTATGAATTTATGGACACAGACCTGTCGAGCTTCTTATTTTGTCCGAGATTGAAGAGGTTTGGTCTGGTGAGATTGAAGAGACTAGAGGAGCAAATAGGACTCGATAAACTATTAGTTCTCTTCAAAAGAAACTCGATGGTGAGCTTTTGCATTGTTGAAGAAAAACTTGTCTCGAATTGGGTTGATACATGGAATACGTTCCGGTTTTCGTGGCTGTTCAATGAAGTCCAAAGTCTAAACTTGCTCACCTACTCTGATGCG AATTTAGTCGCACGAGGTGAAGAAGGTGCACTGTGCAATCTCAAAGAATTAAGAATCACGGTGATATCTACTTATGAAGAGGAAGCCTTTGGGAACATACTGGGAGCTTTACTTAATAGGTTTCCACACCTAGAGAGGTTATACATTAAGTCCGGTGCCCAAAATATCTACAAATTGTTACAG TTTCAATATAAGAATGGGGAGAGAACTCACCAGGGCTGCAATTTCAGCACTTGGGCAAGAAGGGTCAGAAAAGTAATCTACACCAACCTAACTGCAGAAGAGGCACGACAGTTGCGCACTATGCAACAACTAGACGTTGAACTTGGTCAAGGTGAGGAGGTGTTGGATGACACAAAATTCCTCTGGGAACAAGTTGAAGACTTTGCTAAACGAGTTGCCTAG